A stretch of the Croceicoccus naphthovorans genome encodes the following:
- a CDS encoding single-stranded DNA-binding protein → MKNLVILIGRIASQPETRRAGETEITGFTLVTDRPKLVDGKTVKNEAGYTETLAEFHRITAFNGLGASVARHKQKGDLVEVQGRLHYSKWTDKEGIERYAVEIVAEEVLFL, encoded by the coding sequence ATGAAGAACCTCGTCATTCTGATCGGCCGCATCGCCAGCCAGCCCGAAACCCGCCGTGCCGGCGAGACCGAAATCACCGGCTTCACGCTGGTCACCGATCGCCCGAAGCTGGTCGATGGCAAGACGGTCAAGAACGAAGCGGGCTACACCGAAACCCTCGCAGAATTCCACCGCATCACCGCTTTCAACGGGCTCGGGGCCTCGGTCGCCAGGCACAAGCAGAAGGGCGATCTGGTCGAAGTCCAGGGCCGCCTCCACTACTCGAAGTGGACCGACAAGGAAGGCATCGAGCGCTACGCGGTCGAAATCGTCGCCGAGGAGGTCCTGTTCCTCTGA
- a CDS encoding DUF1173 domain-containing protein yields the protein MIQRYRVLGQVVPEGERLQPLLAEAYARKLPVLCECRPGCELPLYIAHRNERYVLARWPGSGARHATACDHYEAPDHLTGMGQVRGSAVIDDEESGETSLKLGFPLSRGAARLAPAALTNDKPTVKSSGQKLTMRGLLHVLWDRAELTHWHPKMAGKRSWFVVRRALIEAAAACKAKQEALPHMLFVPETFRLEDKEDIRARRRAALERVYRSKSDMMVVIGEIKEIVPAHGAERIVLRHVGDMPFVMDPDMVRRFHKRFAGELALWQAQDSARGNDGHLVIAGSFARRRQGTFDLIEVALMPVTGEWIPYETSDERYLIARAVADKRRFVKGLRVNLDAKTPIASLVLKDTGEQATAIHIHDCDHEAGEPLEALLASEGVTHVFWKEGEALPPRVAKPHRDPAPRQEQALT from the coding sequence ATGATCCAGCGATACCGTGTGCTCGGGCAAGTCGTCCCCGAGGGAGAACGCCTGCAGCCCCTTCTGGCCGAAGCCTATGCGCGCAAGCTGCCGGTCCTTTGCGAATGCCGGCCCGGATGCGAGCTTCCGCTCTATATAGCCCATCGCAATGAGCGCTACGTGCTCGCGCGCTGGCCCGGATCGGGCGCGCGCCATGCGACCGCCTGCGATCATTACGAGGCCCCCGATCACCTCACCGGCATGGGCCAGGTGCGCGGCAGCGCGGTGATCGACGATGAGGAATCCGGCGAGACCAGCCTCAAGCTCGGCTTCCCGCTCTCGCGCGGCGCTGCAAGGCTCGCGCCCGCCGCGCTCACCAACGACAAGCCGACGGTCAAATCGAGCGGCCAGAAGCTTACCATGCGCGGGCTGCTCCACGTGCTGTGGGACCGGGCCGAACTCACGCATTGGCACCCGAAGATGGCGGGCAAGCGCAGCTGGTTCGTGGTGCGCCGCGCGCTGATCGAAGCCGCCGCTGCCTGCAAGGCGAAGCAGGAGGCCCTGCCCCATATGCTGTTCGTGCCCGAGACTTTCCGGCTCGAAGACAAAGAGGATATCCGTGCCCGCCGCCGCGCGGCGCTCGAACGGGTCTATCGTTCGAAGAGCGACATGATGGTGGTGATCGGAGAGATCAAAGAGATCGTGCCTGCCCATGGCGCCGAGCGCATCGTCCTGCGCCATGTCGGCGACATGCCCTTCGTCATGGACCCCGACATGGTCCGGCGCTTCCACAAGCGGTTCGCGGGCGAACTGGCGCTGTGGCAGGCGCAGGACAGCGCGAGGGGCAACGATGGCCACCTCGTCATCGCCGGGTCGTTCGCGCGGCGCCGTCAGGGCACATTCGATCTGATCGAGGTCGCGCTGATGCCGGTCACCGGCGAATGGATACCGTACGAGACCAGCGACGAGCGCTACCTCATTGCCCGCGCGGTCGCTGACAAGCGGCGGTTCGTGAAAGGCCTGCGCGTCAATCTCGATGCCAAAACGCCGATCGCAAGCCTGGTACTCAAGGACACCGGCGAACAGGCGACCGCGATCCATATCCACGACTGCGACCACGAGGCCGGCGAACCGCTCGAAGCACTGCTCGCGAGCGAGGGCGTGACCCATGTGTTCTGGAAAGAGGGCGAAGCCCTGCCCCCGCGCGTGGCCAAGCCACACCGGGATCCAGCGCCAAGGCAGGAGCAAGCGCTCACCTGA
- a CDS encoding IS110 family transposase translates to MGEVVTIGLDIAKSVFQVHGVGADGEVLIRCRLTRARMLPFFAKLPRCLVGIEACNNSHYWARELSALGHDVKLMPAQYVKPYVKRGKNDAADAEAICEAVTRPTMRFVAVKSPEQQSLMMLHRVRLMLNRQRTQISNAIRAHISEFGVVAPVGRLGVERLLEVVADTGDDRVPEDARLCLQMLAAQLDGVKQQILENDRRVLASARRTELGRRLMDIPGIGPLLASAFVASVADPSVFKTGRDLAAWIGLVPKQNSSGGKDKLGSITRAGNRYLRQMLVVGAMAVIRYAERHGTKRPWLIQLLARRPAKVAAVALANKNARMVWALMTSGERYREPMPMAV, encoded by the coding sequence ATGGGCGAAGTGGTCACGATCGGTCTGGATATCGCGAAGTCGGTGTTTCAAGTGCACGGGGTTGGAGCGGATGGTGAGGTGCTGATCCGCTGCCGGTTGACCCGCGCGAGGATGCTGCCGTTCTTCGCGAAGCTGCCGCGCTGTCTGGTCGGTATCGAGGCGTGCAACAACTCGCATTACTGGGCGCGTGAGCTGAGCGCGCTTGGCCACGACGTGAAGCTGATGCCGGCGCAGTACGTGAAGCCCTACGTCAAGCGCGGGAAGAACGATGCGGCGGATGCCGAAGCCATCTGCGAGGCAGTGACACGCCCGACCATGCGCTTCGTCGCGGTGAAGAGCCCGGAACAGCAGAGCCTGATGATGCTGCACCGGGTGCGGTTGATGCTAAACCGGCAGCGAACGCAGATCTCGAACGCGATTCGTGCCCATATATCGGAGTTTGGCGTGGTAGCCCCGGTTGGCCGGCTCGGCGTCGAGCGACTTCTGGAGGTGGTCGCGGATACAGGCGATGACCGTGTCCCGGAAGATGCACGCTTGTGCCTACAGATGCTGGCAGCGCAACTCGACGGGGTGAAGCAGCAGATCCTCGAGAACGATCGGCGGGTGCTTGCCAGCGCGCGTCGAACGGAACTCGGTCGCAGACTGATGGATATCCCTGGCATAGGCCCGCTTCTGGCAAGTGCTTTCGTCGCCTCGGTGGCGGATCCGAGCGTGTTCAAGACCGGTCGCGACCTGGCGGCTTGGATCGGGCTCGTCCCCAAACAGAACTCATCAGGTGGGAAGGACAAGCTCGGCAGCATAACGCGGGCCGGCAACCGATACCTTCGGCAGATGCTCGTGGTCGGCGCGATGGCTGTGATCCGGTATGCTGAGCGACACGGCACGAAGCGGCCCTGGCTGATCCAGCTGCTTGCGCGCCGCCCAGCCAAGGTCGCGGCGGTGGCGCTGGCGAACAAGAATGCGCGCATGGTCTGGGCGCTGATGACCAGCGGCGAGCGGTATCGTGAGCCGATGCCGATGGCAGTGTGA
- a CDS encoding ATP-binding protein, whose product MTEARLFDLNIEKILESWESAHAVRELIANAIDEQQLSGTADIQVMKADDGDWVIRDFGRGLRYEHFTQNENMEKLHNTGKVIGKFGVGLKDAMATLHRNNVSVVILSAYGEITLAEVAKRDFDDVITLHAAVQPAPDPAMIGTKVILSDLSDEQMAKAMGFFLRFSDEEVLETTRIGDILRRKPGQSARIYVAGLLVAEEDNFAFSYNITALTEPMRKALNRERTNVGRTAYTDRVRQMLLNASANEIAEELASQLQALQSGSGSDEVRWKDVAIHAVRILSGSGNYLFVTAGQLMTNASSVDHARNDGIEIITIPDIIQQEVGGMTDIRGEPIRDLGLYQAEWNDSFEFDFVEAGALTVAERSIFEKAGAIAELVGGLPGQVNSVRVSNTMRVDFATGSDALGLWDGSTNSIVIHRNQLSSVSDFAGTLLHEIVHAQTGYDDVTRGFEKALTDVLGLTAAAALSTPSRPRSLLGGLFGRA is encoded by the coding sequence ATGACCGAAGCGCGCTTGTTCGATCTCAACATCGAAAAGATCCTGGAATCATGGGAAAGCGCACACGCAGTGCGCGAATTGATCGCCAATGCCATTGACGAACAGCAATTGAGCGGAACCGCCGACATTCAGGTAATGAAGGCCGATGACGGCGACTGGGTCATTCGCGATTTTGGGCGCGGGCTCCGGTACGAGCATTTTACGCAGAACGAAAATATGGAGAAGCTGCATAACACCGGCAAGGTGATCGGCAAATTTGGCGTCGGCTTGAAAGATGCGATGGCAACGCTCCATCGCAACAACGTCTCCGTGGTGATCCTGTCAGCCTATGGCGAAATCACCCTCGCTGAGGTTGCCAAGCGCGATTTCGATGACGTCATAACACTCCATGCCGCAGTCCAACCAGCGCCCGATCCCGCTATGATCGGCACCAAGGTCATCCTGAGCGATTTGAGCGACGAACAAATGGCGAAGGCGATGGGCTTTTTCTTGCGATTCTCCGACGAGGAGGTGCTGGAAACAACCCGGATTGGCGACATTCTCCGACGAAAGCCAGGACAGTCAGCGCGCATATACGTGGCAGGGCTCCTTGTCGCCGAGGAAGACAACTTTGCGTTCTCTTACAACATCACGGCCCTGACCGAGCCTATGCGCAAAGCGCTCAACCGCGAGCGGACCAATGTCGGTCGCACCGCCTATACCGACCGGGTCAGGCAGATGCTGCTTAACGCGAGCGCGAACGAGATCGCCGAGGAACTGGCCAGCCAGCTGCAGGCATTGCAATCCGGCTCCGGAAGTGACGAGGTCCGGTGGAAGGATGTCGCAATTCACGCCGTCCGCATTCTTAGCGGAAGCGGTAATTATCTTTTCGTTACCGCCGGCCAGCTCATGACAAATGCCTCCTCGGTCGATCACGCGCGCAATGATGGTATCGAGATCATCACTATCCCCGACATCATTCAGCAGGAAGTCGGGGGTATGACCGATATTCGCGGAGAGCCAATCCGCGATCTTGGTCTCTATCAGGCTGAGTGGAACGACAGTTTCGAGTTTGATTTCGTCGAGGCAGGTGCTCTGACGGTAGCGGAACGATCAATCTTCGAGAAGGCAGGCGCGATTGCCGAACTGGTTGGTGGACTTCCCGGTCAGGTGAATTCCGTTCGGGTGAGCAACACCATGCGGGTGGACTTTGCGACTGGCAGTGATGCGCTCGGCCTATGGGACGGCTCCACCAACTCGATCGTCATTCATCGGAATCAGCTCTCGTCCGTATCAGACTTTGCTGGCACGCTTCTGCATGAAATCGTCCATGCACAAACAGGCTACGACGACGTAACGCGGGGTTTCGAAAAAGCCTTGACCGACGTGCTTGGTCTCACGGCTGCGGCGGCACTTTCAACTCCATCCCGACCGAGGTCCCTACTTGGCGGCCTGTTCGGCCGAGCTTGA
- a CDS encoding competence protein CoiA family protein yields the protein MDQGSCRQINGNGGGKLTDGRRPCASTWQKSGDLRVPFARCNDGVARHVDKITGKSMGPFRCLDCDELLQLRISTRARPHFAHLPDSRCAGETALHVYAKELLQRERELTFTPLVLRKEGLEEIVFEGGRFKLDHVIIEADRSGFRPDAIVALSSKEFAVEFKVAHAVDDAKQEKVAADDIPMIEIDLNSLRFRQIRLEELDDAILHGADRKWIHHPERGNGQARLESRVAAKKAERGRRLKFHIERKPRGNVDYDYHRESLAALEDAGLLDAIGMAVDCQHWFCVGLPVWQAAVLATCIVAPSRTCTPGARIKVCGDWPDYRGYANRLPDWMIRKDLSPYHWKRLEEAGYSTSSFGNADHAVFYYLAHLAATQEIVVWDRNEEAFFVTSELHGRVYRLHELGWKIRRVLEAAGAPDPNEVKARWLHKYNVDGASPAEIAGNGGARYDLLLSRVDALVRMADSYYNPVVVDDLCGLPLEPMRQKRLTEIEEQNAKLAQAKAVAALARGSDLENSAREGLGPDARAWLNQNVADPPQPITEWASETDGNLAQAFSLLRKAIRERNARLAAADAVQNYQRQLEEAARKAYPDETRAGLFVSSWRAKCDSPSALRSILEKLPKTRR from the coding sequence ATGGATCAAGGTTCATGCCGTCAGATCAACGGAAATGGTGGCGGAAAATTGACAGACGGAAGGCGACCATGTGCCTCGACATGGCAAAAGTCTGGCGACCTGCGAGTGCCCTTTGCCCGATGCAATGACGGCGTCGCACGTCACGTCGATAAGATCACCGGAAAGTCAATGGGGCCGTTTCGTTGTCTCGATTGTGATGAACTCCTGCAGCTTAGAATTTCGACGAGGGCGCGACCACATTTCGCGCATTTGCCGGATTCCCGCTGCGCAGGAGAAACGGCACTGCACGTCTATGCCAAGGAGCTGCTGCAACGGGAACGAGAACTCACCTTCACACCGCTCGTGTTGCGGAAGGAAGGCCTCGAGGAAATTGTGTTCGAGGGTGGTCGATTCAAGCTTGATCACGTCATCATTGAGGCGGATCGATCAGGCTTTCGACCGGATGCAATTGTTGCGCTATCCAGCAAGGAATTTGCCGTCGAGTTCAAGGTTGCCCACGCCGTTGACGATGCGAAGCAGGAGAAGGTCGCCGCTGACGATATTCCCATGATAGAAATTGACCTCAACTCCCTGAGGTTTCGGCAGATCAGGTTGGAGGAATTGGACGATGCAATCCTTCATGGTGCCGATCGCAAATGGATACACCATCCCGAACGCGGCAATGGACAGGCCCGTCTGGAGAGCCGGGTCGCTGCCAAGAAAGCGGAGCGCGGTCGGCGCCTCAAATTCCATATCGAGCGCAAGCCACGTGGCAACGTCGACTACGACTACCATCGGGAGTCACTGGCAGCGCTCGAAGACGCTGGTCTGCTCGACGCGATCGGCATGGCGGTGGATTGCCAACACTGGTTCTGTGTCGGCCTGCCGGTTTGGCAGGCAGCTGTGCTGGCCACGTGCATTGTTGCGCCTTCACGGACCTGCACCCCGGGGGCGAGGATCAAAGTCTGTGGCGACTGGCCGGACTACCGAGGCTATGCCAACCGTCTACCCGACTGGATGATCCGCAAAGATCTGAGTCCCTATCATTGGAAGAGGCTGGAAGAAGCGGGTTACTCGACATCCAGCTTCGGCAACGCGGATCACGCGGTTTTTTACTACTTGGCTCACCTTGCCGCCACGCAGGAAATCGTAGTGTGGGACCGGAATGAAGAGGCCTTCTTCGTCACGTCAGAGTTGCACGGCCGGGTGTACAGACTTCATGAACTGGGCTGGAAAATCCGCCGAGTGCTTGAAGCCGCAGGCGCCCCCGACCCCAATGAGGTCAAGGCGCGGTGGCTGCACAAATACAATGTCGATGGCGCATCGCCAGCGGAAATCGCGGGCAACGGAGGTGCCAGATACGATTTGCTCCTGTCGAGGGTAGATGCACTCGTGCGAATGGCGGACTCATACTATAACCCGGTTGTCGTTGACGACTTATGTGGACTCCCACTTGAGCCGATGCGTCAGAAGCGCTTGACGGAAATCGAAGAGCAGAACGCAAAACTGGCGCAAGCGAAAGCAGTGGCAGCGTTGGCACGCGGAAGTGATCTTGAGAACTCTGCGCGCGAAGGTCTTGGGCCCGATGCCAGGGCTTGGCTTAACCAGAACGTGGCGGACCCACCCCAACCGATCACAGAATGGGCAAGCGAAACCGACGGCAACCTGGCTCAGGCATTCTCCTTACTTCGCAAGGCAATTCGAGAGAGGAACGCTCGGTTGGCCGCAGCTGACGCTGTCCAGAACTATCAACGCCAACTCGAAGAAGCTGCCAGGAAGGCCTATCCTGACGAGACACGGGCCGGCCTCTTTGTCAGTTCTTGGCGTGCAAAATGTGATAGCCCGTCGGCGCTGCGGTCAATTCTTGAGAAGCTGCCCAAGACCCGGAGGTAA
- a CDS encoding exonuclease SbcCD subunit D codes for MRILHTSDWHLGRQFHGLSLEEDHDHVLVQILSIIDDHRPDVVIVAGDIFDRANPPQGAIRRLSEFLTTVRAISDAAIVLIAGNHDSAAQIGAMGVLANDGEAIVRGPLDEDERPLIISDAHGPVAISALPFAFEYAARLCFEDDGIASPADVIRAQIASARKHIGDDMRWVVVAHAFVDGAATSESERPLVRTVGGIETVSATAFDRAHYVALGHLHRPQSVGHDHIRYSGAPLAFGFDEEGQEKSVSLIDLAPDGSVEVTVMPIKPLRQVRSIRGKLLELLAATGVSHDLVRVVLTDETPQIDPMKRIREFYPNAVQLAYDRNERPVAQRLEEQRAAIDDPQTLASTFLEFVRGDALSETEAGIVASALHAFETTEEGQ; via the coding sequence ATGCGCATCTTACACACGAGTGATTGGCATTTGGGTCGCCAGTTCCATGGTCTGAGCCTGGAGGAAGATCACGACCACGTCCTCGTCCAAATCCTTTCGATCATCGATGATCATCGTCCGGACGTCGTGATCGTCGCCGGTGACATTTTCGACCGGGCCAACCCACCCCAAGGCGCGATCAGACGGCTTTCCGAATTCCTGACGACGGTACGAGCAATCTCCGACGCCGCCATCGTCCTGATCGCAGGCAACCATGACTCCGCTGCGCAGATCGGAGCAATGGGCGTTCTCGCAAACGATGGTGAGGCAATCGTGCGAGGGCCATTGGATGAAGACGAAAGGCCGTTGATCATCTCTGACGCCCATGGTCCGGTGGCGATCTCGGCTTTGCCTTTCGCATTCGAATATGCGGCGCGACTGTGCTTCGAAGACGACGGAATTGCCTCTCCTGCCGATGTCATCCGCGCTCAGATTGCGAGTGCGCGCAAGCACATCGGCGACGATATGCGCTGGGTCGTCGTTGCCCATGCATTCGTCGATGGCGCGGCGACGAGCGAAAGCGAGCGTCCTCTAGTGCGGACGGTTGGCGGGATCGAAACGGTATCGGCGACTGCATTCGACCGCGCGCATTATGTTGCGCTTGGGCACCTGCACCGCCCGCAATCGGTGGGACACGATCATATCCGATATTCCGGCGCACCACTGGCCTTCGGTTTTGACGAAGAAGGTCAGGAAAAGTCCGTCAGTCTGATCGATCTTGCACCTGACGGCAGCGTCGAGGTGACGGTGATGCCCATCAAACCGCTGCGGCAGGTGCGATCAATCCGCGGCAAGCTTCTGGAACTGCTGGCAGCAACCGGGGTTTCTCATGATCTCGTGCGTGTCGTTCTGACCGATGAGACACCGCAGATAGACCCAATGAAAAGGATCCGGGAGTTCTACCCGAATGCGGTCCAACTCGCTTATGACCGCAATGAGCGGCCCGTCGCACAGCGTCTCGAAGAACAGCGGGCGGCAATCGACGATCCACAAACACTGGCCTCGACATTCCTCGAATTCGTCCGCGGTGACGCGCTGTCAGAGACGGAGGCAGGGATTGTCGCCTCCGCCCTTCATGCGTTCGAGACAACGGAGGAAGGGCAATGA
- a CDS encoding AAA family ATPase, with the protein MRPVKLIISAFGPYGGVETIDFREATDAGLFGIYGPTGSGKSSIFSAIAFALFGEGAKEEQGIGTMRSDFAPEALLTEVSLQFELGEKRYFVRRIPDQTRPKSRGEGQTMQAHAAWLFDVSEIAVDDVGPDCCGTPIAERKVSDVVRHIEELLGYGAQQFRQIVLLPQGRFERFLVSNSKDRLEILRELFDVSLYRRLTEKLKADAAEVRREIEDGYRLNGQRLHAEGFASSDELGAGIASALERYELSRLTVAETTAALNAANSAFAAAQAQERLFGEVDAADAALKVLEGEITEFETRRARKSKAELARRMADLDNSLADARTRHAAAETALANAAGEATRARGAALAATAKLDDLRSREHELDGLARKIDELDRHKQVLVDSSERHRQHENALSALNGAKQVHEQAACNHQKAEQSFDEKSDSHAVAQRNTVERQRLIGERDKLKRELDSANAHLRASEAAEQAQADLEAASTAALDAQARHRSAEEDETAREHEFISAQASILAERLEDGMPCPVCGAGDHPQPAQGAGDAALLEKAWRGAQSASIAAAKLDREAQSRVSSATATLEARRATISDLPAPRRGIDEIDTDYRLAVDAIEELGEVADVTLLAKEVEELRERKLTTTAKLQQANSALSEATTAEAVARQAYTDRIASVPEELRDPAALQAAIEATTGELDLRKKAITDAIAQQQSDQAAQIKAEAAKQSAQVSLKDCADDIARKQAGFESRLVELDISEAVYRSAIPDIELIGELEETIAKFDKELAGARGRLSAARNAVGSAQRPSLEPFRLNCVQAQAAADEAARNSAGARQKHQSLIDLQTSLADELKNLQDLEQSSGSLRGLAEAFDGQNELRTTLETFAIGAMFDQVLEAANLRLDPMTGGRYRFERDTVSVGGRSKRGLDVRVHDIETGRAREIITLSGGETFIAALSLALGLSDIVEMTNGAIRLDTIFIDEGFGSLDTENDAGTLDQVLQVLQNIVGERRAVGLISHVPLVQQAVPNGFTVHKGVNGSQIEVRIG; encoded by the coding sequence ATGAGGCCGGTCAAACTGATCATCAGCGCTTTCGGCCCTTACGGCGGGGTCGAAACCATTGATTTCCGCGAAGCCACGGACGCGGGCCTCTTCGGTATCTATGGGCCAACCGGATCGGGTAAGTCGTCGATCTTCAGCGCGATCGCCTTTGCCCTGTTTGGCGAAGGCGCGAAAGAAGAGCAGGGCATCGGCACGATGCGGTCGGATTTCGCACCGGAGGCACTACTGACCGAGGTCAGCCTGCAATTCGAACTCGGCGAGAAACGATATTTTGTCCGGCGCATCCCCGATCAAACTCGTCCCAAGAGCCGAGGGGAAGGACAGACTATGCAGGCGCACGCGGCATGGCTGTTCGACGTGTCGGAGATCGCTGTCGACGATGTCGGTCCGGATTGTTGCGGCACCCCGATCGCCGAACGCAAAGTCAGCGATGTTGTGAGGCATATTGAAGAACTGCTCGGCTATGGCGCGCAGCAGTTTCGCCAGATTGTGCTGCTGCCTCAGGGCCGGTTCGAGCGTTTCCTGGTCTCCAACAGCAAAGACCGGCTCGAAATCCTGCGCGAACTGTTTGACGTATCGCTCTACCGGAGGCTCACCGAAAAGCTCAAGGCCGATGCAGCGGAAGTACGGCGCGAAATCGAGGATGGCTATCGATTGAACGGGCAACGACTCCATGCCGAAGGCTTTGCCAGCTCGGATGAACTCGGCGCCGGCATCGCGTCAGCACTCGAACGATATGAATTGAGCCGACTGACTGTGGCTGAAACAACTGCGGCACTCAACGCCGCGAACAGCGCATTTGCTGCAGCCCAGGCTCAGGAGAGATTGTTTGGCGAGGTGGACGCAGCAGACGCAGCCTTGAAGGTGCTCGAAGGCGAAATCACTGAGTTCGAGACCAGGCGTGCCCGCAAATCCAAGGCCGAGCTGGCGCGCCGGATGGCAGATCTCGACAACAGCCTCGCTGACGCTCGCACGCGCCATGCCGCGGCCGAAACTGCACTGGCCAACGCCGCAGGAGAAGCAACGCGGGCACGCGGCGCTGCATTGGCGGCTACTGCGAAACTGGATGATCTCCGCTCCCGCGAGCATGAACTCGACGGCCTGGCCCGGAAGATCGATGAACTGGATCGGCACAAGCAGGTTCTGGTCGATTCTTCAGAGCGGCACAGGCAGCATGAAAATGCCCTCAGTGCGCTGAACGGAGCCAAGCAGGTACATGAGCAAGCAGCTTGCAACCATCAGAAGGCCGAGCAGAGCTTCGATGAGAAGTCTGACTCGCACGCTGTTGCCCAGAGGAACACCGTCGAGCGGCAGCGATTGATCGGTGAGCGAGACAAGCTGAAGCGTGAACTGGACAGTGCAAATGCTCATCTGCGTGCAAGCGAGGCTGCGGAACAGGCACAGGCTGATCTCGAAGCGGCCTCGACAGCTGCTTTGGATGCGCAAGCCCGCCATCGTAGCGCGGAGGAAGATGAAACCGCACGCGAACATGAGTTCATTTCTGCGCAAGCCAGCATCCTCGCTGAGCGGCTGGAAGACGGTATGCCTTGCCCGGTTTGCGGTGCCGGCGATCATCCTCAGCCAGCTCAAGGCGCAGGCGATGCAGCGCTGCTTGAGAAGGCGTGGCGAGGCGCCCAGTCCGCTTCCATCGCCGCGGCAAAACTTGATCGCGAGGCTCAATCACGCGTCAGTTCGGCAACTGCAACCTTGGAGGCGCGCCGGGCAACAATTTCCGATCTTCCGGCGCCCCGGCGCGGCATCGACGAGATCGATACTGACTATCGGCTGGCTGTCGATGCAATCGAGGAACTCGGTGAGGTCGCCGATGTTACGCTTCTCGCGAAGGAAGTCGAGGAACTGCGTGAGCGAAAGCTTACAACAACTGCCAAGCTCCAGCAGGCCAACTCCGCTCTGAGCGAAGCAACGACTGCCGAAGCCGTTGCCCGCCAGGCTTATACGGACCGCATCGCGTCGGTCCCGGAAGAATTGCGGGACCCGGCTGCGCTGCAGGCCGCGATTGAAGCCACGACCGGTGAACTTGATCTGCGCAAGAAGGCAATCACCGACGCGATCGCGCAACAACAGAGTGACCAAGCCGCGCAGATCAAAGCCGAAGCGGCCAAGCAGAGCGCGCAGGTCTCGCTCAAGGATTGCGCGGACGACATCGCGAGAAAGCAGGCCGGATTTGAGAGCCGCCTCGTCGAACTCGACATCTCCGAGGCGGTCTATCGCTCTGCCATTCCCGACATCGAATTGATTGGAGAGCTGGAGGAGACGATTGCCAAATTCGACAAGGAACTGGCGGGAGCGCGGGGGCGACTGTCAGCAGCAAGGAATGCTGTTGGTAGTGCCCAACGGCCCAGCCTGGAGCCATTTCGGCTCAACTGCGTTCAAGCGCAGGCAGCAGCCGATGAAGCTGCAAGGAACAGCGCTGGAGCACGGCAGAAGCATCAATCGCTCATCGATCTGCAAACGAGCCTGGCTGATGAATTGAAGAATCTGCAGGATCTCGAGCAAAGTTCTGGCTCGCTGCGCGGTCTGGCCGAAGCCTTTGACGGGCAGAACGAGCTACGCACTACCCTTGAGACCTTTGCCATTGGCGCGATGTTTGATCAGGTCCTTGAAGCCGCTAATCTGAGGCTCGATCCCATGACTGGTGGTCGATATCGTTTCGAACGCGACACAGTCAGTGTCGGTGGGCGGTCGAAGCGGGGGCTCGATGTGCGGGTTCACGACATCGAGACTGGCCGGGCGCGCGAAATCATTACCCTGTCAGGCGGCGAAACCTTCATTGCAGCCCTGTCGCTGGCTTTGGGACTTTCTGACATCGTGGAAATGACCAATGGAGCCATAAGACTGGATACGATTTTCATCGACGAGGGCTTTGGCAGCCTCGACACTGAAAACGACGCTGGCACGCTGGATCAGGTCCTGCAAGTTCTCCAGAATATCGTAGGTGAGCGACGAGCTGTAGGGCTGATTTCGCATGTGCCGTTGGTCCAGCAGGCAGTCCCCAATGGTTTCACCGTGCACAAGGGTGTCAACGGCAGCCAGATCGAGGTCAGGATAGGCTGA